One Alphaproteobacteria bacterium DNA window includes the following coding sequences:
- a CDS encoding MmgE/PrpD family protein: MADNATEVLAGFAAGLTYDAIPADVRDSAKLLILDAFACAVAGNLGEETGQMQAMATALGSSQEASLIGGGRLSLAGATVMNGYLMTAVTMCDVHRPTLTHITPEVVPPALAIGERDGVSGRDFLAAVTAGCEVTTRIGIGLDFPAFRGKGWHGPGVIGPFGSAAAVGSLRGFDEATMARAFGLAGSQSAGTYAAWGTPTVKFHQCRGALSGLMAALLAETGFVATSEILTAADGGIYNSYSNGGRPADAVAGLGDHWEMQQIGVRLWPCATSLQNVMTALSDLVAANSFAFEDIARATIALGQTPFDMHGGFAIYTAKFEAMLSAHYAAAVYLRDRELTLAQFEPECYDDPALRRFAAENVAITCDTTLGNGQAVATVELTDGRAFTARCEAPLGAPENPMSFAQVQDKFRTYAKPRYSESQIEKVIGAIGHLEEMSTVQPLIDLLREPETP; the protein is encoded by the coding sequence ATGGCTGACAACGCAACCGAAGTTCTTGCAGGATTTGCGGCCGGGCTGACATATGACGCCATTCCCGCGGATGTCCGGGACTCGGCCAAGCTGCTGATACTGGATGCGTTCGCCTGCGCGGTGGCGGGCAACCTGGGCGAGGAAACCGGCCAGATGCAGGCGATGGCCACGGCCCTGGGATCATCGCAGGAGGCAAGTCTGATCGGCGGCGGACGGTTGTCGCTTGCCGGGGCGACAGTCATGAACGGTTACCTTATGACGGCGGTGACGATGTGCGACGTGCATCGCCCGACCCTCACCCATATCACGCCGGAAGTCGTGCCCCCGGCACTGGCGATCGGCGAGCGGGACGGCGTTTCCGGCCGTGATTTTCTGGCCGCTGTAACGGCGGGATGCGAAGTGACGACGCGGATCGGCATCGGGCTCGACTTTCCCGCCTTTCGCGGCAAGGGGTGGCACGGACCGGGAGTCATCGGCCCCTTTGGCTCGGCGGCGGCGGTCGGCAGCCTGCGCGGTTTCGATGAAGCGACAATGGCGCGCGCCTTCGGCCTAGCCGGCAGCCAGTCGGCGGGGACCTACGCCGCCTGGGGAACGCCGACCGTGAAGTTCCACCAGTGCCGTGGCGCGCTGTCCGGCTTGATGGCGGCGCTGCTGGCGGAAACGGGCTTCGTTGCGACCAGTGAAATTCTCACCGCTGCCGATGGCGGCATTTACAACAGCTATTCCAATGGCGGCCGCCCGGCGGATGCTGTCGCCGGCCTGGGCGACCATTGGGAAATGCAGCAGATCGGGGTGCGGTTGTGGCCTTGCGCGACGTCCCTGCAGAACGTCATGACGGCGCTGTCCGATCTTGTGGCGGCGAACAGTTTCGCGTTTGAAGATATTGCCAGGGCGACAATTGCGCTGGGCCAGACGCCCTTCGACATGCATGGCGGGTTCGCCATCTATACCGCGAAGTTCGAAGCGATGCTGTCGGCGCATTATGCGGCGGCGGTCTACCTGCGTGACCGGGAACTGACCCTGGCCCAGTTCGAACCGGAATGTTACGACGATCCGGCGCTGCGCCGCTTCGCCGCCGAGAATGTGGCAATCACCTGCGACACGACACTGGGTAACGGGCAGGCTGTTGCGACGGTGGAACTGACGGACGGTCGGGCCTTCACGGCGCGGTGCGAGGCGCCGCTGGGTGCCCCGGAAAATCCGATGTCCTTTGCCCAGGTGCAGGACAAGTTCCGCACCTATGCAAAACCGCGCTACAGCGAAAGCCAGATCGAGAAGGTGATCGGCGCCATCGGACACTTGGAGGAGATGTCCACGGTTCAGCCGCTGATCGACCTGCTGCGCGAACCGGAAACGCCGTGA